A stretch of Pseudomonas sp. CCC3.1 DNA encodes these proteins:
- a CDS encoding OmpP1/FadL family transporter: MKKVMLKTTLSLAVTLASSQIFASGFALNEQSVSGMGTGFAGRSSSADDASTVFGNPAGMARLDGQQITGGFAVIDASTDIKDASGKYSGTNKGDMVPFTGVPMGFYTNKINDQWAVGFGVYAPFGLVTDYESSFQGRAFGSKSEVKVVTLQPTVSYAFNDRVSVGFGPTINRISGTLESEITVNPALGDNNVKIKGDDTALGFNIGVLVQATDTTRIGLTYHSKVNYKLEGHTEVSASQGTSAFGYLKNGRYDATLKIETPESYDLSVTQDINDAWKVYAGSTWTRWSRLKDITVNNEGVTAAGGALAPTLFTSIKEEQNWHDTWAYAIGTSYQLNKQWVLRTGLTWDQSPTNNENRSPRIPTGDRTIFSVGAGYAVNENLAIDVAYSYLKEESVKVNDSNALNSYSSKYENSANGFAVGATYKF, encoded by the coding sequence ATGAAAAAAGTAATGCTCAAGACCACACTTAGCCTCGCCGTCACTTTGGCTTCCAGCCAGATTTTCGCCAGCGGCTTCGCCCTCAACGAACAAAGCGTTAGCGGTATGGGGACCGGCTTCGCGGGTCGTTCATCTTCTGCTGACGATGCAAGTACCGTTTTCGGTAACCCTGCCGGTATGGCCCGCCTTGACGGACAGCAAATCACAGGTGGTTTCGCAGTTATCGATGCGTCGACTGACATCAAAGATGCTTCGGGTAAATACTCAGGTACCAACAAAGGTGACATGGTTCCATTCACCGGCGTGCCAATGGGTTTCTACACCAACAAAATCAATGACCAGTGGGCTGTCGGCTTCGGTGTGTACGCGCCTTTTGGTCTCGTTACCGACTACGAAAGCAGCTTCCAGGGCCGCGCGTTCGGCAGCAAAAGTGAAGTTAAAGTCGTCACTTTGCAGCCAACTGTCAGCTACGCCTTCAACGATCGGGTTTCGGTGGGCTTTGGTCCGACTATCAACCGCATCTCCGGCACCCTGGAATCAGAAATCACTGTCAACCCTGCACTGGGTGACAACAATGTGAAGATCAAGGGCGACGATACTGCTCTGGGCTTCAACATTGGCGTGCTGGTACAAGCAACAGATACCACCCGCATCGGCCTGACCTACCACTCCAAGGTCAACTACAAGCTTGAAGGCCACACTGAAGTCTCGGCCAGCCAAGGTACCAGCGCTTTCGGCTATCTGAAGAATGGTCGCTATGACGCCACTCTGAAAATCGAAACCCCTGAGTCCTACGACCTGTCGGTCACTCAAGACATCAACGATGCCTGGAAAGTCTACGCAGGTTCGACCTGGACACGCTGGAGCCGCCTGAAAGACATCACTGTCAACAACGAAGGCGTAACTGCTGCTGGCGGGGCTCTTGCTCCGACCCTGTTCACTTCCATCAAGGAAGAACAGAACTGGCACGATACCTGGGCTTACGCCATCGGTACTTCGTATCAGTTGAACAAGCAGTGGGTTCTGCGTACTGGTCTGACTTGGGACCAATCGCCTACCAACAATGAAAATCGCTCGCCACGTATCCCCACTGGCGACCGTACGATCTTCAGCGTAGGTGCTGGCTATGCAGTCAACGAGAACCTGGCTATTGACGTTGCTTATTCCTACCTCAAGGAAGAGTCGGTCAAAGTTAACGATTCCAATGCACTTAACAGCTACAGCTCCAAGTACGAAAACAGCGCTAACGGCTTCGCAGTCGGTGCAACGTACAAGTTCTAA
- a CDS encoding MFS transporter, with protein sequence MWRASVWVLVGSALILALSLGVRHGFGLFLPPMSAQFGWGREVFAFAIALQNLIWGLAQPFTGALADRFGAAKVVLIGGVLYAVGLVLMGLSDSLLTLSLSAGLLIGIGLSGTSFSVILGVVGRALPPEKRSMGMGIASAAGSFGQFAMLPGTLGLIGWLGWSSALLVLGLLVALIVPLVSMLKDRPMPSLGGEQTLKEALHEACSHSGFWLLAFGFFVCGFQVVFIGIHLPAYLVDQHLPATVGTTVLALIGLFNIFGTYTAGWLGGRMSKPRLLTALYLARAVVIVLFLWAPVTQFSAYLFGMTMGFLWLSTVPLTNGTVATMFGVRNLSMLGGIVFLFHQLGAFLGGWLGGVVYDQTGSYDLIWQGSILLSLLAAALNWPVRERPVARLQAQGSVA encoded by the coding sequence GTGTGGCGGGCGAGTGTGTGGGTGTTGGTGGGCAGTGCGCTGATTTTGGCGCTGTCGTTGGGGGTCAGGCATGGCTTCGGCCTGTTTTTGCCGCCAATGAGCGCGCAGTTTGGCTGGGGGCGTGAGGTCTTTGCCTTCGCAATTGCCTTGCAGAACTTGATCTGGGGGCTGGCTCAGCCGTTTACCGGCGCATTGGCCGACCGCTTTGGTGCGGCCAAGGTGGTGCTGATCGGTGGCGTGTTGTACGCCGTCGGCCTAGTGCTGATGGGCTTGTCTGATTCGTTACTGACGTTATCGCTCAGTGCCGGCTTGTTGATCGGTATCGGTCTGTCTGGTACTTCGTTCTCGGTCATTTTGGGGGTCGTGGGGCGTGCCTTGCCGCCGGAAAAGCGCAGCATGGGCATGGGGATCGCCAGTGCCGCTGGCTCCTTTGGCCAATTTGCAATGTTGCCGGGTACGCTGGGCCTGATAGGTTGGCTCGGTTGGTCGTCGGCATTGCTCGTGCTGGGGTTGTTGGTGGCATTGATTGTGCCGCTGGTGAGCATGCTCAAGGACCGACCGATGCCAAGTCTGGGCGGCGAGCAAACCCTTAAAGAAGCGCTGCACGAAGCGTGCAGTCACTCGGGATTCTGGTTGCTGGCGTTTGGTTTTTTTGTGTGCGGGTTTCAAGTGGTGTTTATCGGCATCCACTTGCCAGCGTATCTGGTCGATCAGCATCTGCCCGCCACCGTGGGCACCACCGTCTTGGCGTTGATCGGTCTGTTTAATATCTTTGGCACGTACACGGCGGGCTGGTTGGGTGGGCGTATGTCCAAGCCGCGCTTGCTGACGGCGCTGTACCTGGCGCGAGCCGTGGTGATCGTGCTGTTCTTGTGGGCTCCGGTGACGCAATTCAGCGCTTACCTGTTCGGCATGACCATGGGCTTTTTGTGGCTGTCGACCGTGCCCCTGACCAACGGTACCGTTGCGACAATGTTTGGGGTGCGTAACTTGTCGATGCTGGGCGGGATCGTCTTCCTGTTCCACCAGTTGGGGGCATTCCTGGGCGGCTGGCTGGGCGGGGTGGTCTATGATCAAACCGGCAGCTATGACCTGATTTGGCAAGGTTCCATTTTGCTGAGCCTGTTGGCAGCAGCCTTGAATTGGCCGGTACGTGAGCGCCCGGTAGCGCGTTTACAAGCACAAGGAAGCGTGGCGTGA
- a CDS encoding sel1 repeat family protein encodes MKFRTSTSSVARSNTPPEAPKRFSLRIAVWLLDNPRLGANPSVKQVAGHLLKQPARQGVVLAQSRLGQLMCRDCGSARDQRIGHELLRQAARAGDRLAQLELNKIED; translated from the coding sequence ATGAAGTTTCGCACCTCTACTTCCTCTGTTGCTCGTTCCAACACACCACCCGAAGCCCCAAAACGTTTTTCTTTGCGGATTGCGGTCTGGTTGCTGGACAACCCTCGCCTGGGCGCTAACCCCAGCGTCAAGCAGGTTGCCGGTCATTTGCTCAAACAGCCCGCCCGCCAAGGCGTCGTGCTGGCACAAAGCCGTTTGGGGCAATTGATGTGCCGTGATTGCGGCAGCGCCCGTGATCAGCGCATTGGTCACGAACTGTTGCGCCAGGCCGCCCGTGCTGGCGACCGCCTTGCACAGCTGGAACTGAACAAGATCGAAGACTGA
- a CDS encoding glutathione peroxidase, producing the protein MLKRWIAMPVLLLACAGSVWAADCPPLLEGSLPKLRAKESIDLCQRFAGKPLLIVNTASFCGFAPQFKGLEVLNQRFKAQGLEVIGVPSDDFKQESKDGAETAKVCYVNYGVTFTMTEPQKVRGADPTHLFKVLAEQAGAPKWNFYKYVVDRQGKVIASFSSLTKPDNPELVEAIEKAIASKS; encoded by the coding sequence ATGCTGAAGCGCTGGATTGCGATGCCCGTACTGCTGTTAGCGTGCGCCGGTTCTGTCTGGGCGGCCGATTGCCCGCCATTACTGGAGGGCTCGTTGCCCAAGCTGCGGGCCAAAGAGTCTATCGATTTGTGCCAGCGCTTCGCTGGCAAGCCTTTGTTGATTGTGAACACGGCGAGCTTTTGCGGTTTTGCGCCGCAGTTCAAAGGGCTGGAGGTGTTGAATCAACGCTTCAAGGCGCAAGGGCTGGAAGTGATTGGCGTGCCATCGGATGACTTCAAGCAAGAGTCCAAGGATGGCGCGGAGACCGCCAAGGTCTGCTACGTCAATTACGGCGTGACCTTCACCATGACTGAGCCGCAAAAGGTTCGCGGCGCTGATCCGACACACCTGTTCAAGGTGCTGGCGGAGCAAGCCGGCGCGCCGAAGTGGAATTTCTACAAGTATGTTGTCGATCGGCAAGGCAAGGTCATTGCCAGCTTCTCCAGTCTGACCAAGCCGGACAACCCGGAGTTGGTTGAGGCTATAGAAAAAGCCATCGCTTCAAAGTCTTAG
- the rmuC gene encoding DNA recombination protein RmuC produces MLDERLNMAQLAQEGLSAQLDASRDEVSDLGQANAAKQAELAALRREVELLQLERDNARDAAHAWSLERAQKESELRRLDAQAAALSAELREQQDSHKQRLSDLQGSRDELRAQFSELAGKIFDEREQRFAQTSNERLGQLLDPLKERIQSFEKRVEESYQQEARERFSLGKELERLQQLNLRLSDEATNLTRALKGQKTQGNWGELILERVLEHAGLEKGREYQTQVSLKGPDGERFQPDVLIMLPGDKQVVVDSKVSLTAYQQYVGADDDVIGQAALKQHVLSLRNHVKGLAGKDYKRLEGLHSLDFVLLFVPIEAAFSAALQAEPNLFQEAFDRNIVIVSPTTLLATLRVIDSLWKQERQSQNAREIAERAGWLYDKFVLFIQDLDEVGNRLQQLDKAYAAARNKLTDGRGNLVSRSEQLKLLGARASKSLPPELLERAMTDVDGVAHPSE; encoded by the coding sequence CTGCTGGATGAGCGCTTGAACATGGCGCAGTTGGCACAAGAAGGTTTGAGTGCCCAGCTGGATGCCAGCCGTGATGAGGTCAGCGATCTGGGGCAGGCCAACGCCGCCAAACAGGCAGAACTTGCCGCATTGCGCCGCGAAGTCGAATTGCTCCAGTTGGAGCGCGACAACGCCCGCGATGCCGCGCATGCCTGGAGCCTGGAACGGGCACAGAAAGAGTCCGAATTACGCCGTCTGGACGCTCAGGCCGCCGCACTGAGCGCCGAGTTGCGTGAGCAGCAAGACAGCCACAAGCAGCGTCTGAGCGACTTGCAAGGTTCGCGTGATGAGCTGCGGGCGCAGTTTTCGGAGCTGGCAGGCAAAATTTTCGATGAGCGCGAGCAGCGCTTTGCGCAGACCAGCAATGAGCGCCTCGGGCAATTGCTCGACCCGCTCAAAGAGCGGATCCAGTCGTTCGAAAAGCGTGTCGAAGAAAGCTATCAGCAGGAAGCCCGCGAGCGTTTCTCGCTGGGTAAAGAGTTGGAGCGCTTGCAGCAACTGAACCTGCGTCTAAGCGATGAGGCCACCAACCTGACCCGTGCCTTGAAAGGTCAAAAGACCCAGGGCAACTGGGGCGAGTTGATTCTGGAACGGGTGCTTGAACACGCGGGGCTCGAAAAGGGGCGTGAGTATCAGACCCAAGTCAGCTTGAAAGGCCCGGACGGTGAGCGCTTTCAGCCAGACGTACTGATCATGTTGCCGGGTGACAAGCAGGTGGTGGTCGACTCCAAAGTCAGCCTCACGGCCTATCAGCAGTATGTCGGCGCCGATGACGACGTGATCGGCCAGGCGGCCCTCAAGCAGCATGTATTGTCGCTGCGCAACCATGTGAAAGGCCTGGCCGGCAAAGATTACAAGCGCCTTGAGGGGCTGCACAGTCTGGATTTCGTGTTGTTGTTTGTGCCTATTGAAGCGGCTTTTTCTGCGGCGTTACAAGCTGAGCCCAACCTGTTTCAAGAAGCCTTTGATCGCAACATTGTGATCGTCAGCCCGACCACGTTGCTCGCGACGTTGCGGGTCATTGACAGCCTTTGGAAGCAAGAGCGTCAGAGCCAAAACGCCCGTGAAATCGCTGAGCGCGCAGGCTGGCTGTATGACAAATTCGTGCTGTTTATTCAGGACCTGGATGAAGTCGGCAATCGCCTTCAACAACTGGACAAAGCTTACGCAGCCGCCCGCAATAAACTGACAGACGGACGCGGGAACCTTGTAAGCCGCAGCGAGCAGCTCAAATTGCTAGGCGCGCGGGCGAGTAAAAGCTTGCCGCCCGAACTGCTGGAGCGTGCCATGACCGACGTTGACGGCGTGGCGCACCCCTCGGAGTAG
- the cobC gene encoding alpha-ribazole phosphatase family protein, producing MSITLDLLRHGETELGGGLRGSLDDALTAPGWAQMRAAVEGQGPWDRIVSSPLQRCALFARELGEQLRLPVAFDKDLQELHFGAWEGQSAAALMETDAEALGLFWSDPYAFTPPDGEPVLEFSTRVLSAVNRLQQMHAGERVLVVCHGGVMKLLLAQARGLPREQLLQIQVVNGALFELQVDAHGVLSEGR from the coding sequence ATGAGCATCACCCTGGATTTGCTGCGCCATGGTGAAACCGAATTGGGCGGAGGTCTGCGCGGCAGCCTGGATGACGCGCTGACGGCGCCGGGCTGGGCGCAAATGCGCGCAGCCGTTGAGGGGCAGGGCCCGTGGGACCGTATCGTCAGTTCACCCTTGCAGCGTTGTGCCTTGTTCGCCCGTGAGTTGGGCGAGCAGCTCAGGTTGCCTGTGGCCTTCGACAAAGACTTGCAAGAGCTGCACTTTGGCGCCTGGGAAGGGCAAAGCGCAGCCGCGCTGATGGAAACCGATGCCGAGGCGCTGGGCCTGTTTTGGTCTGACCCTTACGCGTTTACCCCGCCTGATGGCGAACCGGTGCTTGAGTTCTCGACGCGTGTGTTGTCAGCCGTCAATCGTTTGCAGCAAATGCATGCGGGCGAGCGGGTTTTGGTGGTCTGTCACGGTGGGGTGATGAAGTTGCTGCTGGCGCAGGCGCGTGGCTTGCCTCGGGAACAGTTGCTACAGATCCAGGTGGTCAATGGTGCATTGTTCGAGTTGCAGGTCGACGCACATGGCGTGTTGAGCGAGGGGCGCTGA
- a CDS encoding MarR family winged helix-turn-helix transcriptional regulator, protein MLPTQCLCTNLRRASRGISKHYDGALDGFGINVAQFSLMSNLKRLDQPSISSLAEAMGLDRSTLGRNLRVLESAGLVKLSEGQDQRNRLVCMTVEGEKCFSAAWPAWEAAQQRLIDRLGEERREQLLQLLDELAGAD, encoded by the coding sequence ATGTTACCAACCCAGTGTTTATGCACCAACCTGCGGCGCGCGTCGCGGGGCATCAGCAAACATTACGACGGAGCCCTTGATGGCTTCGGGATTAATGTCGCTCAGTTTTCGTTGATGAGTAATCTCAAGCGACTGGATCAGCCCAGTATTTCCAGCCTGGCTGAGGCCATGGGGCTGGATCGCAGTACGTTGGGGCGTAATCTGCGGGTGCTTGAAAGCGCCGGGCTGGTGAAGCTGTCTGAAGGTCAGGACCAGCGTAATCGGCTGGTCTGCATGACTGTCGAAGGGGAGAAGTGCTTCAGCGCTGCCTGGCCAGCCTGGGAAGCCGCGCAGCAACGCCTGATCGACCGTTTGGGCGAAGAGCGGCGCGAACAACTCTTGCAGTTACTGGATGAGCTGGCGGGTGCTGATTAA
- the cobU gene encoding bifunctional adenosylcobinamide kinase/adenosylcobinamide-phosphate guanylyltransferase, with the protein MLQLILGGARSGKSRLAEKLAADSGCAVIYIATSQPLDGEMNERVRHHRERRPEQWGLIEEPIELARVLRENARADTCLLVDCLTLWLTNLLMLEDPQRLSAERDALLECLAHLPGEIVFVSNETGMGVVPLGELTRRYVDEAGWLHQALAERCQRVVLTVAGLPLTLKGTAL; encoded by the coding sequence ATGCTGCAACTGATTTTGGGTGGCGCCCGCTCGGGTAAAAGCCGCTTGGCCGAGAAGCTCGCGGCCGACTCTGGCTGCGCTGTCATCTACATCGCCACCAGCCAGCCGCTGGACGGCGAGATGAACGAGCGGGTGCGCCATCATCGTGAACGTCGTCCTGAACAGTGGGGCTTGATAGAAGAACCGATTGAACTGGCCCGCGTACTGCGTGAGAACGCTCGCGCAGACACGTGCCTGTTGGTGGATTGCCTGACGTTGTGGCTGACCAACCTGCTGATGCTCGAAGACCCGCAGCGTTTGAGCGCCGAGCGTGATGCGCTGCTGGAATGCCTGGCCCACTTGCCGGGCGAGATTGTTTTTGTCAGCAACGAAACCGGAATGGGTGTCGTGCCGCTGGGCGAATTGACTCGCCGCTATGTCGATGAAGCCGGTTGGTTGCATCAAGCCTTGGCCGAGCGTTGTCAGCGAGTGGTGCTGACCGTGGCGGGCCTGCCCCTGACCCTGAAAGGAACTGCTCTATGA
- a CDS encoding cobyric acid synthase, producing the protein MSTLMVQGTTSDAGKSTLVTALCRWLTRQGVRVVPFKPQNMALNSAVTAEGGEIGRAQAVQAQAAGLVPHTDMNPVLLKPNSDTGAQVIIHGRAVTSMNAVAYHDYKAIAMQAVLASHQRLSAAYPVVMVEGAGSPAEINLRAGDIANMGFAEAVDCPVVLIADINRGGVFAHLVGTLELLSETEQARVKGFIINRFRGDIALLQPGLDWLEQRTGKPVIGVLPYVLDLHLEAEDGIDQRQTDKADQVLSVVVPVLPRISNHTDFDPLRLHPQVNLQFVGPGQPIPPADLIILPGSKSVRSDLAYLRANGWDTAISRHLRYGGKVLGICGGLQMLGEQVHDPLGLEGAAGSSDGLSLLAFSTELAAEKQLRNVRGHLVLENAEVSGYEIHAGVTTGVALEQPVVRLDDGRCDGAQSADGQILGTYLHGVFESPAACSALLRWAGLQDVQQVDYHALRERDIERLADMVEKHLDTAYLRELCGI; encoded by the coding sequence ATGAGCACATTGATGGTGCAGGGCACCACGTCCGATGCCGGCAAAAGTACCTTGGTCACGGCCTTGTGCCGCTGGCTGACCCGTCAAGGCGTGCGCGTGGTGCCTTTCAAGCCGCAGAACATGGCGCTCAACAGTGCCGTGACGGCTGAAGGTGGCGAGATTGGCCGCGCCCAGGCCGTACAGGCGCAGGCTGCCGGGCTGGTGCCGCACACCGACATGAACCCGGTGCTGCTCAAGCCCAACAGCGACACCGGCGCGCAAGTGATCATTCATGGTCGGGCGGTCACCAGCATGAACGCGGTGGCGTATCACGACTACAAGGCCATCGCCATGCAAGCTGTGCTGGCCTCGCATCAACGCTTGAGCGCCGCCTACCCGGTGGTCATGGTTGAGGGCGCGGGCTCCCCGGCCGAAATCAATTTGCGCGCCGGTGATATTGCCAACATGGGCTTTGCCGAAGCGGTGGATTGCCCGGTGGTGCTGATTGCCGACATCAACCGTGGCGGGGTGTTTGCGCATCTGGTCGGGACGCTCGAACTGCTGTCCGAGACCGAGCAGGCGCGGGTCAAAGGTTTCATCATCAACCGCTTTCGTGGCGACATCGCCTTGCTGCAACCGGGGCTCGACTGGCTGGAACAGCGCACTGGCAAGCCGGTGATCGGCGTGCTGCCTTACGTGCTGGACCTGCACCTTGAAGCCGAAGATGGCATCGACCAGCGCCAGACCGACAAGGCTGACCAGGTGCTCAGCGTGGTAGTGCCGGTGTTGCCGCGCATCAGCAATCACACGGACTTCGACCCGTTGCGCCTGCACCCGCAGGTGAACTTGCAGTTTGTCGGGCCGGGTCAGCCGATTCCTCCCGCGGACTTGATCATCCTGCCGGGCTCAAAAAGCGTGCGCAGTGATTTGGCCTATTTGCGCGCCAATGGATGGGACACGGCCATCAGTCGGCACTTGCGCTACGGCGGCAAAGTGCTAGGCATCTGTGGCGGCTTGCAGATGCTCGGCGAGCAGGTGCATGACCCGCTGGGGCTGGAAGGCGCAGCGGGCTCCAGCGATGGCCTGAGTTTGCTGGCATTCAGCACCGAACTGGCGGCTGAGAAACAACTGCGTAACGTGCGTGGACATTTAGTGTTGGAAAACGCCGAGGTCAGCGGCTATGAAATTCACGCGGGAGTGACCACGGGTGTGGCGCTGGAACAGCCTGTGGTGCGTCTGGATGACGGCCGTTGTGACGGCGCGCAAAGTGCTGACGGGCAAATCCTCGGCACCTATCTACACGGCGTGTTCGAGTCGCCTGCCGCCTGTAGCGCCTTGCTGCGCTGGGCCGGTTTGCAGGACGTGCAGCAGGTGGATTACCACGCCCTGCGCGAGCGCGACATCGAGCGCCTGGCCGACATGGTCGAGAAGCACCTGGACACGGCGTACTTGCGCGAACTGTGCGGGATCTGA
- a CDS encoding adenosylcobinamide-GDP ribazoletransferase, with amino-acid sequence MLPFWIALQFLSSLPIRLPGMPQPQELGRSLLFYPLVGLLFGLLLWALNSVLTGTPLMLHAALLLTAWVLLSGGLHLDGLADSADAWLGGFGDRERTLSIMKDPRSGPIAVVTLVLVLLLKFCALLALIEQQHTAVLLIVPLIGRSALLAVFLTTPYVRAGGLGQALADHLPRKAGWWVLGLSALACVVLAGFWVMVLAASGFIWLRRVMIKRLGGTTGDTAGALLELLEVLVLVGLALLVA; translated from the coding sequence ATGCTGCCATTCTGGATCGCCTTGCAGTTTTTGAGCAGCCTGCCGATTCGCTTGCCTGGCATGCCGCAACCTCAGGAACTGGGGCGTTCGCTGTTGTTTTATCCGCTGGTCGGGCTGCTGTTTGGCCTGTTGCTGTGGGCGTTGAACAGCGTACTGACGGGCACGCCGTTGATGTTGCACGCGGCGCTGCTACTGACGGCCTGGGTATTGCTCAGTGGCGGGTTGCATCTGGATGGTCTGGCGGACAGCGCGGATGCTTGGCTGGGTGGTTTCGGGGATCGCGAGCGTACCCTGAGCATCATGAAAGACCCACGCAGCGGTCCGATTGCTGTGGTCACGCTGGTGCTGGTGTTGCTGCTCAAGTTTTGCGCGTTGCTGGCGCTGATCGAACAGCAGCACACCGCTGTTTTGTTGATCGTCCCGCTGATCGGGCGCAGCGCCTTGCTGGCCGTGTTCCTGACCACTCCGTATGTACGGGCGGGTGGTTTGGGGCAAGCCCTGGCCGACCATTTGCCGCGCAAGGCGGGCTGGTGGGTGTTGGGGCTGAGTGCGCTGGCCTGTGTCGTGCTGGCCGGGTTTTGGGTCATGGTGCTGGCGGCGTCAGGCTTTATATGGCTGCGCCGGGTGATGATCAAACGCTTGGGCGGCACCACAGGTGATACAGCGGGGGCACTGCTGGAGTTGCTTGAAGTGCTGGTGTTGGTGGGCTTGGCGCTACTCGTTGCCTGA
- the cobT gene encoding nicotinate-nucleotide--dimethylbenzimidazole phosphoribosyltransferase, which yields MNTPWWLNPCKPVDRDMQAAAAERQQQLTKPAGSLGQLEALAVQLAGLQGRLKPRADQLWIAIFAGDHGVVAEGVSAYPQAVTGQMLHNFVSGGAAISVLARQLGAHLDVVDLGTVTPMLNLAGVRHLQLGAGTANFATGPAMSDAQGLKALAAGRESIARAKEQGTELFVGGEMGIGNTASASAVASALLNCSASLLTGPGTGLDAAGVSHKAQVIERALAFHDGYLDDPLQTLFRLGGFEIAALAGAYVACAQAGIVALVDGFICTVAAMVAVRLNPECREWLVFSHRGAEQGHRHVLDSLQAQPLLDLGLRLGEGSGAALAVPLVRLACDLHGQMATFAEAAVADRPA from the coding sequence ATGAATACTCCGTGGTGGCTGAACCCGTGCAAACCGGTTGACCGTGACATGCAAGCAGCCGCGGCCGAGCGTCAGCAGCAGTTGACCAAACCTGCCGGTTCGCTGGGGCAACTCGAAGCCCTGGCGGTGCAGTTGGCCGGGTTGCAGGGTCGATTGAAGCCGCGCGCCGACCAGCTGTGGATTGCGATTTTTGCCGGTGATCACGGCGTGGTCGCCGAAGGTGTGTCGGCTTATCCGCAGGCGGTCACCGGGCAGATGCTGCACAATTTTGTCAGCGGTGGGGCGGCTATCAGCGTGTTGGCCCGCCAGTTGGGCGCGCATTTGGACGTGGTGGACCTGGGCACCGTGACTCCGATGCTTAATCTGGCGGGCGTGCGGCATTTACAGCTGGGGGCTGGCACGGCGAACTTCGCCACGGGCCCTGCCATGAGCGATGCGCAAGGCTTGAAAGCGCTGGCTGCCGGTCGCGAGAGTATTGCGCGGGCAAAAGAGCAGGGCACTGAACTGTTTGTCGGCGGCGAGATGGGCATCGGCAACACTGCTTCGGCCAGTGCCGTGGCCAGTGCCCTGCTGAACTGCTCGGCCTCTTTGCTGACCGGGCCGGGTACAGGGCTGGATGCGGCCGGGGTCAGCCATAAGGCGCAGGTGATTGAGCGGGCGCTGGCGTTTCATGACGGCTACCTCGACGACCCGTTACAGACGCTGTTTCGCTTGGGCGGGTTTGAAATTGCGGCCTTGGCCGGTGCTTATGTTGCGTGCGCGCAAGCCGGTATCGTGGCGCTGGTGGACGGCTTTATCTGCACCGTCGCGGCCATGGTGGCCGTGCGCTTGAATCCGGAGTGTCGCGAGTGGTTGGTGTTCAGCCATCGCGGCGCCGAGCAAGGGCATCGCCACGTGCTCGACAGTTTGCAGGCCCAGCCGTTGCTCGATCTGGGGTTGCGCCTGGGTGAAGGCAGTGGCGCGGCGCTGGCGGTGCCGCTGGTGCGACTGGCCTGTGACCTGCATGGGCAGATGGCAACCTTTGCTGAAGCGGCTGTCGCGGACCGTCCGGCATGA